The Longimicrobiaceae bacterium DNA window TCACCGGCGCCTCGGCCACGTCCAGCGTGCCGCCGGCCGCGGCGCGGATCTCACGCACCACTGCCCCGAAGTCGGCGCCGTCCAGCGACACGTCCAGCTTCTGCACCTCGCCGCCCTTCGGGTTCTCCTGGGGCGTGAAGGTGTTGGGGCGCACCGACACCACCGCCGGCTTCCCGGCGAGCGTCGCCTGGGCGCTCAGCTTGCCGGCATACATCGGGCGGGTGACCGACACCTGCCCGCCCTCGGCGGCCAGGCCGGTGGCTTCGCTCAGGTAGTCGGTCCCCAGCCGTGCGGCCACGCGCGGGGCCAGGTCGCGCCCCAGCGAGGTGGCCGGGAAGAGCGCGGCGTCGCACCCGTGCTCCTTGATGAAGTTCGCGATCACCGTCGTGAACCCCTCGGGGGAGTACTTGTCGAAGGCCGCCGTCTCCCCGACGAACACCCGGTCCGCACCGAAGCGTCCCAGCTCGCCCGCCGCGGCGCCGGTCCCCTCGCCGCCCAGGACCACCGCGTGGACCTCGGTCCCCAGCGCGTCGGCCAGGGTGCGGGCCGCGGTCACCACCTCATGCGCGACCTTGCGAAGCTCGCCGTCGCGCGACTCCGCGAACGCGAAAATGCCTGCCATGTATGTGACTCCTGTCGGTAGCGGATTCGGAGTTCAGAGGACCTTGGCTTCCTCGCGGAGGAGCCGCACCAGCTCCGGCACCGCGTCCGCCCCTTGCCCCACGATGCGGCCGGCCTGGCGCTCGGCCGGGTAGGAGAGCTTCTGCGCCGGGGCGCCCTCGGACGCCGTGGCGGGCTTCTCCTCCAGCGGCTTCTTCTTGGCCGCCATGATCCCCTTCAGAGAGGCGTAGCGGGGCTCGTAGGCGCCCTTGGTGAGGGTGATGGCGCAGGGGAGCTTCAGCTCCACCACCTCCACGCCGCCCTCGATCTCGCGCTGCGCGGTGACCTTGCCGCCCTCCACCGAGAACTCCGTCACCGCGCTCGCCACCGGGATCCCCAGCAGCTCCGCGGTCATGGGGCCCACCGCCTGGAGGTCGTCGTCCACGGCGCGCAGCCCGAAGAGGAGCAGGTCGTACTCGCGCCCCTTCACCTCCTCGGCCAGGACACGCGCGGCGGCCAGGCCCTCCACCGGGCGGTCCGTCTTGAGGAGTACGGCGGAGTCGGCGCCCATCGCCAGGGCCGTGCGCAGCGTCTCGGCGCTCTCCGCGCCCCCGGCGGTGATCACCGTCACCTCGCCGCTCCCGGCCGCTTCCTTGTGCTTGAGCGCGGCCTCCACGGCGAACTCGTCGTACGGGTTCAGGACGAACTTGACGCCCCCGGTCTCGATCGACGCTCCGTCACCGGCAATGCGAAGGCGCGCCTCGGTGTCCGGGACGCGCTTCACGCAAACGATGCTCTTCACGCGCATCTCCTTCGCTCAGGGTGGTGCGTGAGCCGCCTGGCGGCTCCTGGGCGGCGGGATAATAGCGCGCCGCCCCCTGCGTGTCCAGCAACGGCGCCACCGAGCGGCCCGCCGCGCCCGCTCACTCCGGAGGCGGGGCGGCCGTGGTGTCCGGGGCGGCCGCGGCCTCCCGCCGCGACCGCTCCACCCGGTCCGCGAGGGCGCTGTCCTCCGGGCTCTGCATGCTCTCCAGGTGGATCGAGGTGTCCACGATCATCCCGAGCCGAGCCGCTTCCTCGGGAGTGAGCGGCTGGGCCCGGGCCTCGATCTGCTCGGCGGAAAGGCCGTCGAGCGCACCCGGGTTGGTGGTGTCGACCGCGGCGGCGTCCGCTGCGGCGTCTCCCTCGCCGCCCCGGCCGCACCCGGCCGCGAGCAGGACGCACGGAAGGACGAGGAGAAGCGCGAGGCGGGCGGGAGTGGCTTTCATCACGTTGTCTCCGGGAACGGGAATACGGCACGGACGGGGGCGTCCGCAGGGAAGCGGCGCCCCCACCCGGCGCAGTCAGACGGTGGGGACCGCTTCCTCCTGCGCCCGCGCGAAGAACTCGTGGATCCGCTCGAAGACGTCGCCCGGGCGCTCCCAGTGCGGAAGGGCGCCGGTGGGGAGCGGGACGACCTCCACGTTGGGGCGCGCCTCCAGCTCCGGGAGCGCGGTGTAGGACTCCATGCGGCGGTCCTCCACCGTCCCGTACAGCACCAGCAGCGGCTGGCGGAGCCGGCGGAACGACTCCCGCGCGTAGTCCGGGAAGAGGCGCCCGCTCAGGAAGTCGTCCAGGGGGCGCGACGCACCCTCAGCCCGGGCGGTCTCGGCGCCGTACTCCACGTACTCCTCCGGGACCCCGAACTCGGGGCTGAACAGCTCGTTGCGCGCGAAGCGGTAGAGCGCCTCGGGGGTGGTCAGGCGGTCGTAGAAGGCGCGCTGCACCCCCGGGAGGGTGAAAAGGAGCCGCGACCAGATCCGCGGCAGCTCGGTGGGATCCTCCCCCAGCCCCACCGGCTCGATGGCGGCCAGCGAGTGCACCAGGTCCGGGCGCCGCCGCGCCACCTCGGCCGCGTAGGCGGCGCCCAGCGAGAAGGCCACCACGTCGACCCCGCCGCGTGGCTGCACCACCCGGTCGAGCCAGTGCTCGAGCTGGTCCTCCAGCAGCTCGGGCCGGTACTCCACCTCCGGGCGGTCGCTGTGCCCGAACCCCAGCCACTCCAGGGCCAGGATGGGCCGCTCGCTCTCCCGGGCGAAGCGCTGCACCAGCGGACGCATCTCGTGCGCCGAAGCCACCGCGTTGATCGAGTGCAGGAAGACGACGGGACGCCCGCGCCCCCGCCGCGAGTAGTACGCGTAGTGGAAGCCCTCCTGCCACGGCACGTAGTCCAGCCGCAGGCCGAGCGCGTTGGCGAGCTCCGTCACCGGGCGCCTCCGGGTCCGCGAGCTCCCCAGCAGGTACACCCCGTACGCGGCAGCCGCCGCCGCGGTCAGCCCCGCGGCGGCCTTCCCCGCCCGGCCCAGGAGCTTCCGCTCCGGCTCCTTCTCCTGCTTCCCGTCCCTGCCGCGCCCCTTCGCCCGGCGCGGCTCCCCTTCGCGGTCACGCTTCATGGCTCGCCTTTCTCCGATCGCCTTTCCGAATTCCACC harbors:
- a CDS encoding electron transfer flavoprotein subunit alpha/FixB family protein, coding for MAGIFAFAESRDGELRKVAHEVVTAARTLADALGTEVHAVVLGGEGTGAAAGELGRFGADRVFVGETAAFDKYSPEGFTTVIANFIKEHGCDAALFPATSLGRDLAPRVAARLGTDYLSEATGLAAEGGQVSVTRPMYAGKLSAQATLAGKPAVVSVRPNTFTPQENPKGGEVQKLDVSLDGADFGAVVREIRAAAGGTLDVAEAPVIVSGGRGLGSPDNFKLIEDLAAAFNGKAAVGASRAVVDAGWRPHAEQVGQTGKTVAPTLYFAVGISGAIQHLAGMRSSRYIVAINKDPEAPIFKVADYGIVGDLFEIVPRLAEEIRKVAH
- a CDS encoding electron transfer flavoprotein subunit beta/FixA family protein — encoded protein: MKSIVCVKRVPDTEARLRIAGDGASIETGGVKFVLNPYDEFAVEAALKHKEAAGSGEVTVITAGGAESAETLRTALAMGADSAVLLKTDRPVEGLAAARVLAEEVKGREYDLLLFGLRAVDDDLQAVGPMTAELLGIPVASAVTEFSVEGGKVTAQREIEGGVEVVELKLPCAITLTKGAYEPRYASLKGIMAAKKKPLEEKPATASEGAPAQKLSYPAERQAGRIVGQGADAVPELVRLLREEAKVL
- a CDS encoding alpha/beta hydrolase, whose product is MKRDREGEPRRAKGRGRDGKQEKEPERKLLGRAGKAAAGLTAAAAAAYGVYLLGSSRTRRRPVTELANALGLRLDYVPWQEGFHYAYYSRRGRGRPVVFLHSINAVASAHEMRPLVQRFARESERPILALEWLGFGHSDRPEVEYRPELLEDQLEHWLDRVVQPRGGVDVVAFSLGAAYAAEVARRRPDLVHSLAAIEPVGLGEDPTELPRIWSRLLFTLPGVQRAFYDRLTTPEALYRFARNELFSPEFGVPEEYVEYGAETARAEGASRPLDDFLSGRLFPDYARESFRRLRQPLLVLYGTVEDRRMESYTALPELEARPNVEVVPLPTGALPHWERPGDVFERIHEFFARAQEEAVPTV